The following proteins are co-located in the Veillonellaceae bacterium genome:
- a CDS encoding 4Fe-4S binding protein, giving the protein MAKVDWESSKHDNAKGNWAIFPGLCKGCGLCIEKCPVKCIAWSPEDLGVYGTPRVQADMDKCIVCGICQMVCPDCAIRVEKKK; this is encoded by the coding sequence ATGGCAAAAGTAGATTGGGAATCATCGAAGCACGATAATGCTAAAGGGAACTGGGCGATTTTTCCGGGCTTATGTAAGGGGTGTGGCTTGTGTATTGAAAAATGTCCGGTAAAATGTATCGCATGGTCGCCCGAAGATTTAGGAGTATACGGAACGCCGCGTGTTCAGGCTGATATGGATAAATGCATTGTCTGTGGAATTTGCCAAATGGTATGCCCTGACTGTGCAATAAGGGTAGAAAAAAAGAAATAG
- a CDS encoding pyruvate oxidoreductase subunit gamma — translation MARVTKVALAGEGGQGVQSIAEILAEAANEEGKNALYIPNFGVEQRGGVSIAYVQISDGHIGAPKFIEADILIPLSPRAVHRTTEHAGKNTIYIYDNSLVAEGEVNDNIVGLQYFDVTPPCPTADQPNKDLPQDMIAGEPKTCSFSRPGPGIDPKDIPEVKKVIAIPANDIAKDELHPRVFNIIILGAVIAATEVLPLDAIKKALEAKLGHKFEANPKLRDMNYQALERGYNLIKGAM, via the coding sequence ATGGCGAGGGTAACTAAAGTTGCTTTAGCGGGTGAAGGCGGACAAGGCGTACAGTCAATTGCCGAAATATTAGCTGAAGCTGCTAATGAAGAAGGGAAAAATGCCCTATACATACCTAACTTTGGGGTGGAACAAAGGGGCGGTGTATCAATTGCTTATGTGCAAATAAGTGATGGTCATATCGGCGCACCAAAGTTTATTGAAGCCGACATTCTCATTCCGTTAAGTCCGCGGGCTGTTCATCGAACAACTGAACATGCCGGTAAAAACACCATCTACATTTATGATAATTCTCTGGTCGCTGAGGGTGAAGTCAATGACAACATTGTAGGCTTGCAATATTTTGACGTCACCCCGCCTTGCCCGACAGCAGACCAACCGAATAAAGATTTACCGCAGGACATGATTGCCGGCGAACCTAAAACTTGTTCATTCAGTCGCCCCGGTCCTGGTATTGATCCTAAAGATATCCCAGAAGTAAAAAAGGTTATTGCAATACCAGCCAATGATATTGCGAAAGATGAACTACATCCCCGCGTATTTAACATTATCATACTGGGCGCCGTAATCGCTGCTACCGAGGTACTGCCGTTGGATGCTATCAAAAAAGCTCTCGAAGCTAAGCTCGGCCATAAGTTTGAAGCCAACCCCAAACTGCGCGATATGAATTATCAGGCACTTGAGCGCGGTTATAATCTAATTAAAGGCGCAATGTAG
- a CDS encoding polyprenyl synthetase family protein — protein MFEIIQNDLTVLETELISVIHSQEDLITDIGGHLVKAGGKRLRPALYLVCARSRAAELKDILPMALAIEMIHMATLVHDDVIDDASTRRGRPTANACWGNYQSVLTGDYLFAKAFSVVAVHVDKAMLKVLTDVMCSMCEGEIIQDKDTFNPDQSEEQYLTRIAKKTADFIAASCELGGMAAGLPADDVAALRKYGYSIGMAFQITDDILDITASSEQIGKPAGNDLRQGIVTLPVIYALNNSERHNELREIVSNRSLTEEEIKKGLKIIYETSAVEYSYQQVANYLNAARSVLPLTLPLELKECLLEVADFVGLRKY, from the coding sequence ATGTTCGAGATCATACAAAATGATCTGACTGTACTAGAAACTGAACTGATTTCTGTAATACACTCCCAGGAAGATTTAATAACCGATATTGGGGGGCACTTGGTTAAGGCTGGAGGTAAGCGCTTACGACCAGCCTTATATTTAGTGTGCGCGCGGAGCAGAGCCGCCGAACTAAAGGATATCCTGCCAATGGCTCTGGCAATCGAGATGATTCATATGGCTACCTTAGTTCATGATGATGTCATTGATGATGCCTCGACTCGTCGCGGCCGACCAACAGCTAATGCATGCTGGGGTAATTATCAGTCAGTATTGACCGGAGACTACCTGTTTGCCAAAGCATTTTCGGTAGTGGCCGTGCATGTTGATAAAGCCATGCTAAAAGTCTTGACCGATGTCATGTGCTCAATGTGCGAAGGTGAAATAATTCAGGATAAAGATACCTTTAACCCTGATCAGTCGGAAGAGCAATATTTGACTAGGATTGCCAAGAAAACAGCTGATTTTATAGCGGCCAGCTGTGAGTTGGGCGGTATGGCAGCCGGATTACCTGCCGATGATGTCGCGGCGTTGCGCAAGTACGGTTATTCAATTGGAATGGCATTTCAGATTACCGACGATATTCTTGACATAACGGCTTCGTCCGAGCAAATTGGAAAGCCGGCCGGTAATGATTTGCGCCAGGGCATAGTTACTCTGCCGGTGATTTACGCACTGAATAATAGTGAACGCCATAATGAGCTTCGTGAAATTGTCTCGAATCGTTCACTTACTGAAGAAGAGATTAAAAAGGGACTTAAGATAATTTATGAAACTTCGGCGGTTGAGTACTCATATCAGCAGGTAGCTAACTATCTAAATGCGGCCCGCAGCGTGCTGCCGCTCACACTCCCTTTAGAACTCAAAGAGTGTCTACTCGAAGTGGCCGACTTCGTTGGTCTTCGCAAGTATTAA